One Mustela nigripes isolate SB6536 unplaced genomic scaffold, MUSNIG.SB6536 HiC_scaffold_1668, whole genome shotgun sequence genomic window carries:
- the LOC132008852 gene encoding olfactory receptor 51G1, which translates to MTISYNSSLQKATFFLTGFQGLEDLHGWISIPFCFIYLTVIVGNLTILHIIRTDVTLHEPMYYFLAMLALTDLGLCLSTLPTVLGIFWFDAREIGIPACFTQLFFIHTLSLVESSVLLSMSIDRYVAICNPLRYSTVLTPTRIVKMGLSSMLRSALLILPLPFLLKRFQYCRSHVLAHAYCLHLEIMKLACSSIIVNHIYGLFVVACTVGLDSLFIFLSYALILRTVLSIASRQERLRALNTCVSHICAVLLFYIPMIGLSLVHRFGEHLPRIVHLLMSYVYLLVPPLMNPIVYSIKTKQIRIRIAKKFEFVKAFRGFR; encoded by the coding sequence ATGACAATCTCTTATAATAGCAGCCTCCAAAAAGCCACTTTCTTCCTCACGGGCTTTCAAGGACTGGAAGATCTCCATGGCTGGATCTCTATTCCCTTCTGCTTCATCTACTTGACAGTTATTGTAGGAAACCTTACCATCCTCCACATCATCCGTACTGATGTCACCCTCCATGAACCTATGTACTATTTCTTGGCCATGCTGGCCCTGACAGACTTGGGCCTTTGTCTATCTACACTGCCCACCGTGTTGGGCATCTTCTGGTTTGATGCCAGAGAGATTGGCATCCCTGCCTGCTTCACTCAGCTCTTCTTCATCCATACCTTGTCTCTGGTAGAGTCTTCAGTTCTACTGTCCATGTCCattgaccgctatgtggccatctgcaacccACTGCGCTACTCCACAGTCTTGACACCCACACGTATTGTCAAGATGGGGCTGAGCTCAATGCTTAGAAGTGCCCTCCTCATCCTGCCCCTGCCATTCCTCCTTAAACGCTTCCAGTACTGCCGCTCCCATGTGCTGGCCCATGCCTATTGTCTGCACCTAGAGATCATGAAGCTGGCCTGCTCTAGCATCATTGTCAATCACATATATGGGCTCTTTGTTGTGGCCTGCACTGTTGGCTTGGATTCACTGTTCATCTTCCTCTCCTATGCCCTCATCCTCCGCACTGTGCTAAGCATTGCCTCCCGCCAGGAGCGACTTCGAGCCCTCAACACTTGTGTCTCCCACATCTGTGCTGTGCTGCTCTTCTACATTCCCATGATTGGCTTGTCTCTTGTGCACCGCTTTGGTGAACATCTGCCCCGTATTGTACACCTCCTCATGTCTTATGTGTATCTACTGGTACCACCTCTCATGAACCCCATTGTTTATAGTATCAAGACCAAGCAAATCCGCATCCGCATTGCTAAGAAGTTTGAATTTGTAAAAGCCTTTAGGGGTTTTCGATAA